One window of the Sparus aurata chromosome 17, fSpaAur1.1, whole genome shotgun sequence genome contains the following:
- the LOC115566719 gene encoding C-type lectin domain family 6 member A-like, with protein MDVGHYVNSPAAEGRNSPEKREKSTSGLSRVFRVAVVGFGLLCIIHSAINICLRIQGFEFCNKSELNHSANVTLMSPADVSTLLLENERLAEGNINLIRYNKILKDQLSQRQDHIQEIQNAKDRLEKRLVECELKPQCCPLGWTPYKSSCYQLSTERQSWAYAKQDCEAKDSHLVIIDDETEMEIVLSSGSYMIWIGLRAKRERGRRMWTWLDGIPLSDAIQLREMKPHPYCAYLGKFPSGESTWDATDCTDQNHWMCEKELK; from the exons ATGGATGTGGGACACTACGTCAACTCACCAGCTGCTGAAGGGAGAAACAGTccggagaagagagaaaaatccACCTCAG GCTTGTCACGGGTCTTCCGGGTGGCTGTAGTCGGCTTCGGCCTGCTGTGCATCATACACTCAGCTATCAACATCTGTCTTCGGATCCAAGGAT TTGAGTTTTGTAACAAGTCTGAGCTCAACCACTCGGCCAATGTCACcctgatgtcacctgctgaCGTCAGCACCCTGCTGCTGGAGAACGAGCGACTGGCGGAGGGAAACATCAACCTGATCAGATATAATAAGATATTAAAGGACCAACTGAGCCAACGACAAGATCACATACAGGAAattcaaaatgcaaaagacaGGCTGGAAAAGAGGCTTGTTGAATGTG AACTAAAACCCCAGTGCTGTCCTCTGGGATGGACGCCATACAAGTCCAGCTGTTACCAGCTCTCCACTGAGAGACAGAGCTGGGCATACGCAAAACAAGACTGTGAGGCAAAGGACAGTCATCTGGTGATCATTGATGATGAAACAGAAATG GAAATTGTCCTTTCTTCGGGATCTTATATGATTTGGATCGGCTTGAGGGCCAAACGAGAGCGTGGAAGGAGGATGTGGACCTGGCTGGACGGAATCCCGCTGAGTGACGC GATTCAGCTGCGTGAAATGAAACCACATCCTTACTGTGCCTATTTGGGAAAATTCCCATCTGGAGAATCGACCTGGGATGCTACTGACTGTACGGACCAAAACCATTGGATGTGTGAGAAGGAACTGAAGTGA
- the LOC115566887 gene encoding trichohyalin-like — MSDSDISNLILERDQLLRDKDQLKLAKNQLIWKRDLLRHQRDHLVREKKQLKRQKDQLKRQKDQLKREKDQLIWEKDQLNQEKGQLKCEKDRLLREKDQLLQERDQLLHQRDHLVRDNNQLKREKDQLLQEKDQLNQDKDQLLQEKDQLNQDKDQLKREKDQLLQEKDQLNQDKDQLECEKDRLLQENHQLNQDKDQLKREKDQLLQEKDQLNQDKDQLKREKDQLLQEKDQLNQDKDQLECEKDRLLQENHQLNQDKDQLKREKDQLLQENNQLNQDKDQLKREKDQLLQENNQLNQDKDQLKQEKDQLNQDKDQLLQEKDQLNQDKDQLKREKDQLLQEKDQLNQDKDQLECEKDRLLQENHQLNQDKDQLKREKDQLLQEKDQLNQDKDQLKQEKDQLLREKDQLLQERDQLLHQRDHLVQDNNKLKREKDQLIEDNRMLNEKICKQQIKGTAPGCPPGWRSYKGACYLLSPETNTWDYARRDCEANGAHLVVFNNQAEEAVVNMFGCSLEMWIGLRLQQVCQTWDWTLEDGSQLRYENWNNQRYRSNHNPNEYCAYADKDSSSRNNWFLGSCEDQRFWMCERNICN; from the exons ATGTCAGATAGTGACATCAGCAACCTGATTTTAGAGAGAGATCAACTGCTTCGAGATAAAGACCAACTGAAACTAGCTAAAAATCAACTGATTTGGAAGAGAGATCTATTGCGCCATCAAAGAGATCATCTGGTTcgagagaaaaaacaactgaaacgACAGAAAGACCAGCTGAAACGACAGAAGGACCAgctgaaaagagagaaagatcaGTTGATTTGGGAGAAAGATCAACTGAATCAAGAGAAAGGCCAACTGAAATGTGAGAAAGATCGGTTGCTTCGAGAGAAAGATCAACTTCTTCAGGAGAGAGATCAATTGCTCCATCAGAGAGATCATCTTGTTCGAGATAATAACCAACTGAAACGAGAGAAAGACCAGCTGCTTCAAGAGAAAGATCAACTGAATCAAGATAAAGATCAATTGCTTCAAGAGAAAGATCAACTGAATCAAGATAAAGACCAATTGAAACGAGAGAAAGACCAATTGCTTCAAGAGAAAGATCAACTGAATCAAGATAAAGACCAACTGGAATGTGAGAAAGATCGGTTGCTTCAAGAGAACCATCAACTGAATCAAGATAAAGACCAACTGAAACGAGAGAAAGACCAATTGCTTCAAGAGAAAGATCAACTGAATCAAGATAAAGACCAATTGAAACGAGAGAAAGACCAATTGCTTCAAGAGAAAGATCAACTGAATCAAGATAAAGACCAACTGGAATGTGAGAAAGATCGGTTGCTTCAAGAGAACCATCAACTGAATCAAGATAAAGACCAACTGAAACGAGAGAAAGACCAATTGCTTCAAGAGAACAATCAACTGAATCAAGATAAAGACCAACTGAAACGAGAGAAAGACCAATTGCTTCAAGAGAACAATCAACTGAATCAAGATAAAGACCAACTGAAACAAGAGAAAGACCAACTGAATCAAGATAAAGATCAATTGCTTCAAGAGAAAGATCAACTGAATCAAGATAAAGACCAACTGAAACGAGAGAAAGACCAATTGCTTCAAGAGAAAGATCAACTGAATCAAGATAAAGACCAACTGGAATGTGAGAAAGATCGGTTGCTTCAAGAGAACCATCAACTGAATCAAGATAAAGACCAACTGAAACGAGAGAAAGACCAATTGCTTCAAGAGAAAGATCAACTGAATCAAGATAAAGACCAACTGAAACAAGAGAAAGACCAGTTGCTTCGAGAGAAAGATCAACTTCTTCAGGAGAGAGATCAATTGCTCCATCAGAGAGATCATCTGGTTCAAGATAATAACAAACTGAAACGAGAGAAAGATCAACTGATCGAAGACAATAGGATGTTAAATGAGAAGATCTGCAAACAACAAATAA AGGGAACCGCCCCAGGCTGTCCTCCAGGATGGCGGTCATACAAGGGCGCCTGTTACCTGCTTTCCCCGGAGACAAACACCTGGGATTATGCCAGACGTGACTGTGAGGCGAATGGAGCTCATTTGGTAGTTTTCAATAATCAAGCAGAAGAG GCAGTAGTCAATATGTTTGGATGCAGTTTAGAAATGTGGATTGGCTTGAGATTGCAACAAGTTTGCCAGACCTGGGATTGGACATTGGAGGACGGAAGCCAGCTGCGTTATGA aaACTGGAATAATCAGCGGTATCGTTCCAACCATAATCCAAATGAGTACTGTGCATATGCTGACAAGGACTCGTCATCCAGGAACAACTGGTTCCTGGGCAGCTGTGAAGACCAGCGCTTTTGGATGTGTGAGCGCAACATCTGTAACTGA